Within the Chloroflexota bacterium genome, the region TCATTAACGCCAATAATGAGCGGACCGGTGTTCGTGTAAATAGTCTCGGTGAAGCCTACTGGGCCGCTCGTTACTACGGGGCCAGTCGCCCCTGGTAGACCTTGATAACAATTGCGAAATCACCTACAGGGTTAGGCACAATTTGCCTACTACACCACCGGCAAGTAGCAGAACCACGAAAGTCCGAATGTAGTAAAAAGCGTAACGGCGAACTGCGCCTACCGATGTATGGTAAAGTCGACACACCGTCGGTGGCGCGCTGTACTCGCCCAACACCGCCGCTTCGTAGGGGCAGTGGTCCAGTGAGCGACCATAACCGCTGAAGGGCACTTGCCAGCAGAGGATGCGGCGGACTTCGCCAACGAGGGGAACGTTATACGCAACGTTCGCTAAAAAGAGGTATAATTATCTATGCCAACAGCGTTAAAGGTTGGTCGATTTCGATTTTTCTTTTTCAACAATGAGGGTAGTGAAGCTGTACATATTCACGTTGAATCAGATGATAAATATGCTAAGTTCTGGCTTGAGCCTGTACAGCTTGCAAAATCAATAGGGTATGGTGCAAAGGAATTGAACGAAATAAGGAAGTTAGTTTTAGAAAATGTAAACTTTTTTAAGGAGAAATGGTGTGAGCACTTTGGTAGCTAAAACCTCGGATGCGATGGCATCCGATGTATGGTTTGACGCTGATATGATGTATATTCGTCTTTTGGATGGGAGAGAAATTGGTGTCCCTCTTGAGTGGTTTCCCAAATTGCGTGATGCAACTAATGAACACAGAAAAAGATGGCGGCTGATTGGTAGAGGTGTTGGGATACACTGGGACGAATTAGACGAAGATATTTCGGTAAACGCATTATTAAAATGATAGTGAACACTGCGTATAAACTAAAGTAAAAGACTTCGTTTCGCTTCGTCTGAATCCGCGTGCGGTGGACTTCTTTTACATCTACTATTATTTGTGCGGTGCGCTTCACCTGAGCGGCAGCTGCATCTAAATGTTGCAGCGAAGGGTCACGATGCGTCGTGGTGGTACGGTGAAGACGATCTCGGCTGGCCCCGCCGTTTCGATCCTCCTCGGTTCGCTTTCATCAAGACGAACAAGATAGACCTCCTTAAACGGTTTGTAAAGACTGAGGCGTCCTTCCTTGTCTCTATCACTGATGTTAAAAAGGCGTATGATCAAACCGTCTCCATCTTCAGTCTTCTTCAAGCAGCTAAGGATGAGCCCATCGCCCTCCAGCCTCAGGAAGCTCAACTCGGTGGGTAGAGTACCATTGTGATATGGCGTGGCCACAGCCAGTAACGGTACCTTATGTTCCTCGGCTGATTGGTAAACGCGGGCACCCTCCCAATCCCCGCAATGTAAGCGGATGGCGTACTCGAATTCATGTTCGCCCAGGCACTGGGCGCCGGGCGTAGGGCAGCCCGGACCGGCGTGTCCCGGGCGGGTCAGGAGATCGTCACGTGAGAGCCAGCCAACGCTGCGGAGCAGGGTTAGGGCGATCGTTATCCCTTCGTCGGTCTGGATAGCCTCGTACTCAGGAAGTCCCGTGCTGAGGACGGCCAAGCCCACCTGACCATCGCTGACGTCAACGAAGGAGGCATGGTGATTAGTTCGGCTGGGAGGCTCCGCCCAGCCTCGACCGGCCGGCGGTCGCATCTTCCTCGCCACCACGGCAAAATGTCCGGCCGCTTGAACTGCATCAGCCATAATACCCGATGAGAAAAGTACCCTCAGGCGGTGGTTCCTGGCCCGATTGTGCACCCTGGTGTGAAAGTCGATGCGATCCACCTTGGGATAGAGGCTAACCTCGCTGATGATGGGACAATCCACTAGGTGGTCGCTGCGCCGGGATCGATCGGCAGATATCCCCTCTGGCAGTCTCAGGTTCAAGCTGATGCTCAGAGCCCTTCGCCCTGGACCGCCGGTCAGCAAGTGCACTTCGGCTACCTGGTGGCGATTGGTGATGACCTGGTGCTTAGGAGCCGGAGAGTAATTGTATTCATCGCCAGCATCTTCGGCGTCCTCGAAGAGGTGCAGCCCGCTAAGAGCATATCCGCTGCGCTTGTCCTCTACCTGCAAGGTGCCATCGCTGTTGGCGCTCACGACGTAAAATTCGTTCTCGATATAAGGCGGTAGGCTCTCCAATTCATCCGGCTTGAACTTCCCTTGGCCGCCAGGGTCACGCCGGAGCACGTAGGTCTTATAGCCAAGGGCGGGCACGTTCTCAACCACAAAAGACAGATCCAGGCGCTCGATGGGAGGGGAATCCTGGGATGGCCGGTATGATTTTCGGTTCAGCACTTGGCAGGGCAGGCGTTTTCCGGAGTGGTCGAGGACTATCCAGGAGCCTGGGGCAGGGCCTCCTGTGGGCAGCTCAACCTGGGCAAGGACCACGTCGCTACGCCTCCATGCGAGCGGATTGAACACTATCAGTCCGATTTCGCCCTGTGGTAACTCATTCGTATCTATGCGGGAGGCCAAGTAGTTTAGGCTCTCCTGGCGCAAGGTGGTAGCCATCTGTTGGGCCTGAGCAAAGCGGTTCATCATCTCGGCGTACACCTGATCAACGACACAACCACAGATACTGTCGTGGGGATGGTTCTGTAGGACCAGTTTCCAGGCGTGCCGG harbors:
- a CDS encoding DUF4160 domain-containing protein, whose product is MPTALKVGRFRFFFFNNEGSEAVHIHVESDDKYAKFWLEPVQLAKSIGYGAKELNEIRKLVLENVNFFKEKWCEHFGS
- a CDS encoding DUF2442 domain-containing protein; its protein translation is MSTLVAKTSDAMASDVWFDADMMYIRLLDGREIGVPLEWFPKLRDATNEHRKRWRLIGRGVGIHWDELDEDISVNALLK
- a CDS encoding glycosyl hydrolase-related protein; translation: MEGRAPKFQVILVPHVHWDREWYLPFQQFRLKLVRLMDGLLSLLDSDPRFQAFVLDGQSIILEDYLEIRPEKEGEIRQLVQTGRLQIGPWYAMPDEFLVSGESLIRNLLLGHRIAGQFGETMKVGYLPDPFGHIAQLPQILQGFGIDNVIFTRGLGDEGEWLGTEFHWAAPDGTTVLAIHQLGGYCNAANLGYPSVLSDPTETSPDQKMALDQARCLIDHLARYARTPFLLFNNGCDHLAPQPHLPELVDYLNQHLENTQVTLGTYTDFLDRVRPQAVGWQQKRGELRAARYAPLLGGVLSTRMNLKQENERTQTLLERWAEPFSALAWLEGAPYPEALLRHAWKLVLQNHPHDSICGCVVDQVYAEMMNRFAQAQQMATTLRQESLNYLASRIDTNELPQGEIGLIVFNPLAWRRSDVVLAQVELPTGGPAPGSWIVLDHSGKRLPCQVLNRKSYRPSQDSPPIERLDLSFVVENVPALGYKTYVLRRDPGGQGKFKPDELESLPPYIENEFYVVSANSDGTLQVEDKRSGYALSGLHLFEDAEDAGDEYNYSPAPKHQVITNRHQVAEVHLLTGGPGRRALSISLNLRLPEGISADRSRRSDHLVDCPIISEVSLYPKVDRIDFHTRVHNRARNHRLRVLFSSGIMADAVQAAGHFAVVARKMRPPAGRGWAEPPSRTNHHASFVDVSDGQVGLAVLSTGLPEYEAIQTDEGITIALTLLRSVGWLSRDDLLTRPGHAGPGCPTPGAQCLGEHEFEYAIRLHCGDWEGARVYQSAEEHKVPLLAVATPYHNGTLPTELSFLRLEGDGLILSCLKKTEDGDGLIIRLFNISDRDKEGRLSLYKPFKEVYLVRLDESEPRRIETAGPAEIVFTVPPRRIVTLRCNI